The following proteins are encoded in a genomic region of Periplaneta americana isolate PAMFEO1 unplaced genomic scaffold, P.americana_PAMFEO1_priV1 scaffold_51, whole genome shotgun sequence:
- the LOC138694126 gene encoding uncharacterized protein, translating into MMSHSLVKNSGRKLSPQSDVREGDTGEGRFMTEPTGEKKRRPTAGTPLVSAGPAEKMKTTAATQTSDHCLQSEVIQMDATTQTSDHYLETEVIQADADTQTSDHYLQTEVIQTDAGTQTSDHYLQTEVIQTDAGTQTSDHYLQTEVIQTDADTQTSDRYLQTEVIQTDADTQTSDHYLQTEVIQMDAGTQTSDHYLQTEVIQTDADTQTSDRYLQTEVIQTDADTQTSDRYLQTEVIQTDADTQTSDHYLQTEVIQTDAGTQTSDHYLQTEVIQTDAGTQTSDHYLQTEVIQTDAGTQTSDHYLQTEVIQTDAGTQTSDHYLQTEVIQTDAGTQTSDHYLQTELIQTDAATQTSDHYLQTEVIQTDADTQTSDHYLQTEVIQTDAGTQTSDHYLRTEVIQTDAGTQTSDHYLQTEVIQTDAGTQTSDHYLQTKVIQTDVVTQTSDHYLQTEVIQTDEETKTSDHYLQTEVIQMDATSAQTSDHYLQTEVIQTDKGTKRSDHYLQTEVIQMDEETETSDHYLQTEVIQMDATSAQTSEHYLETEVIQMDEETKTSDHYLQTEVIQMDATSAQTSDHFLQTEVIQTDEGTKTSDHYLQTELIQTDEGTKTSDHYLETEVIQTDEGTKTSDHYLQTEIIQTDATSAQTSDHYLQTEVIQMDEGTKTSDYYLQTEVIQEDATSAQTSVSSVVEDVPKVTEKVMTSRERFLERIRRIRVNSEDLRRARERGMMERLKMTGHYPYYPHQKRMTHLDRRPKEEEIRVVNYEEEEELEPVKVKKRNFFIRLFFRICSCCCPCLCKRKRRF; encoded by the exons ATGATGAGTcattccctggtaaaaaattccggacgtaaactatccccccaatcggatgtccgggagggggatactggggaaggacgatTCATGACGGAGCCtacaggagagaagaaaagaagaccgaCTGCTGGAACGCCTCTCGTTTCAG CTGGACCAGCAGAGAAGATGAAGACGACCGCAGCGACGCAGACGAGCGATCACTGCTTGCAGTCCGAAGTGATCCAGATGGACGCAACCACTCAaacgagcgaccactacttagagaccgaagtgatacaggcggacgcagacacacagacgagcgaccattacttacagaccgaagtgatacagacggacgcaggcacacagacgagcgaccactacttacagaccgaagtgatacagacggacgcaggcacacagacgagcgaccactacttacagaccgaagtgatacagacggacgcaGACACACAGACGAGTGATCGctacttacagaccgaagtgatacagacggacgcagacacacagacgagcgaccactacttacagaccgaagtgatacagatGGACGCAGGCACACAaacgagcgaccactacttacagaccgaagtgatacagacggacgcaGACACACAGACGAGTGATCGctacttacagaccgaagtgatacagacggacgcagacacacagacgagcgaccgctacttacagaccgaagtgatacagacggacgcagacacacagacgagcgaccattacttacagaccgaagtgatacagacagacgcaggcacacagacgagcgaccactacttacagaccgaagtgatacagacagacgcaggcacacagacgagcgaccactacttacagaccgaagtgatacagacggacgcaggcacacagacgagcgaccattacttacagaccgaagtgatacagacagacgcaggcacacagacgagcgaccactacttacagaccgaagtgatacagacaGACGCAGGCACACAGACGAGTGACCACTACTTGCAGACCGAACTGATACAGACGGACGCAGCCACTcagacgagcgaccactacttacagaccgaagtgatacagacggacgcagacacacagacgagcgaccattacttacagaccgaagtgatacagacggacgcaggcacacagacgagcgaccactacttacggaccgaagtgatacagacggacgcaggcacacagacgagcgaccactacttacagaccgaagtgatacagacggacgcaggcacacagacgagcgaccatTACTTGCAGACCAAAGTCATTCAGACGGACGTAGTCACACAGACGAGCGATCACTACTTACAGACTGAAGTCATCCAGACGGACGAAGAAACAaagacgagcgaccactacttacagactGAAGTCATCCAGATGGACGCAACATCCgcacagacgagcgaccactacttacagactGAAGTGATACAGACGGACAAAGGAACAAAGAggagcgaccactacttacagactGAAGTGATACAGATGGACGAAGAAACAgagacgagcgaccactacttacagactGAAGTCATCCAGATGGACGCAACATCCGCACAGACGAGCGAACACTACTTAGAGACTGAAGTGATACAGATGGACGAAGAAACAaagacgagcgaccactacttacagactGAAGTCATCCAGATGGACGCAACATCCgcacagacgagcgaccactTCTTACAGACTgaagtgatacagacggacgAAGGAACAaagacgagcgaccactacttacagactGAATTGATACAGACGGACGAAGGAACAaagacgagcgaccactacttagagactgaagtgatacagacggacgAAGGAACAAAGACGAGCGACCATTACTTACAGACTGAAATCATCCAGACGGACGCAACATCCgcacagacgagcgaccactacttacagactGAAGTGATACAGATGGACGAAGGAACAAAGACGAGCGACTACTACTTACAGACTGAAGTCATCCAGGAGGACGCAACATCCGCACAGACGAGCGTATCCAGCGTTGTTGAAG ATGTACCCAAAGTGACAGAGAAGGTGATGACGTCGAGAGAACGCTTCCTGGAAAGAATAAGACGTATCAGAGTTAACAgtgaag atttacgcagagcgagagagagaggtaTGATGGAAAGACTCAAAATGACAGGTCACTACCCGTACTACCCGCACCAGAAAAGAATGACACACTTAGACAGACGTCCCAAAGAAGAAG AAATACGGGTTGTCaactatgaagaagaagaagaactcgaACCAGTGAAGGTCAAAAAGCGTAATTTCTTCATTAGATTATTCTTTCGGATTTGTAGTTGCTGTTGTCCTTGTTTGTGCAAGAGAAAGAGAAGATTTTAA
- the LOC138694128 gene encoding matrix metalloproteinase-16-like — translation MRATIIIITISCLLSGLQSKPVTNQTLDVINRLHQYGYLSLSENQQVKYVDQTTLTTAIFLFQEYYGLDTTGEIDDIIELLYTPRCGVKDDPTGFSTATYKWNSKTIKWHYSLANSDVLHITEQAFNTWQKHTDLKFERDMVHPNIVLSNKRGGHKCQKSSAVCASKFDGIGGILGHSDFPHSDNSLIEIHIDSDENWYIGTDDNTPENQTNLYAVLIHEIGHALGIAHSNDRNSIMFAFYSGDKLELGNDDINAIQSLYGSPTVNNQPTTSPIKPNPLEPELCELNNVETFLIVNQIMYIFYEKWVWMISLSDMNIPKLQLITDWLLFLPPDFKNISTLYQRPSGEIVFFINNLIYMIKFPSLMLVSGYPKQISTLGITSNARIHTTVNTFTGQTFIFYNDIYYMELDECQFVAKSYGISRKFPGVPPNMKSAFRYTNGMLYFFKDNTVFEFNEFTNTLLRAGKNNLSTFGIQCKKIPSSYGEIIVNLKKLVLKLDALNA, via the coding sequence atgagagcgacaattattattattactatatcttGTTTATTATCAGGATTACAATCCAAGCCAGTTACTAATCAAACATTAGACGTTATTAATCGCTTGCATCAATATGGTTACCTATCATTATCAGAAAATCAACAGGTCAAATACGTGGATCAAACAACACTCACTACAGCCATATTTTTATTCCAAGAATATTATGGTTTAGACACAACGGGTGAAATAGACgatattatagaattattataCACTCCAAGATGCGGAGTTAAAGATGATCCTACTGGTTTTTCCACAGCTACTTATAAATGGAATAGCAAAACTATTAAATGGCACTATTCTCTCGCTAACAGCGATGTCTTACATATCACAGAACAGGCTTTCAATACGTGGCAAAAACACACAGATTTAAAATTTGAACGTGATATGGTGCATCCCAACATAGTTTTAAGTAACAAAAGAGGAGGACACAAATGCCAGAAATCTAGCGCAGTTTGTGCTTCTAAATTTGATGGTATAGGAGGAATTCTTGGTCATTCGGACTTCCCTCATAGCGATAATTCTTTAATCGAAATTCATATTGATAgcgatgaaaattggtatataggtACAGACGATAACACACCAGAAAATCAAACCAACTTATATGCCGTGTTAATACATGAAATCGGTCACGCTTTGGGTATAGCTCATTCCAATGATAGAAACTCGATTATGTTTGCATTTTACAGTGGAGATAAGCTTGAACTAGGTAATGATGATATAAATGCTATTCAGAGTTTATATGGTTCTCCAACTGTAAACAATCAACCAACAACATCACCTATAAAACCCAATCCTTTAGAACCGGAACTGTGTGAGTTAAATAATGTTGAGACATTTCTGATCGTAAATCAAATCATGTACATTTTTTACGAAAAGTGGGTATGGATGATTAGTCTATCAGACATGAATATTCCTAAACTACAACTTATAACTGACTGGCTATTATTTTTACCGCCAgactttaaaaatatatctacACTATACCAAAGACCATCTGGGGAAATAGTATTCTTTATAAACAATCTAATATACATGATAAAGTTTCCTAGTCTAATGTTAGTTAGCGGATACCCCAAGCAAATATCTACCTTAGGAATAACTTCAAACGCGAGAATACATACAACTGTAAATACATTTACGGGTCAAACGTTCATATTCTATAATGATATTTACTATATGGAGTTGGATGAATGTCAGTTTGTAGCTAAGAGTTACGGAATATCTAGAAAATTTCCAGGTGTCCCTCCGAACATGAAATCTGCTTTtagatacacgaacggtatgctATATTTCTTTAAGGACAACACTGTCTTTGAATTTAACGAATTTACAAATACATTACTTAGAGCGGGTAAGAATAACCTATCTACATTCGGTATACAATGTAAAAAGATTCCATCTTCATACGGAGAAATCATCGTTAACTTAAAGAAGCTTGTATTGAAATTAGATGCTCTTAATGCATGA